In Lolium rigidum isolate FL_2022 chromosome 3, APGP_CSIRO_Lrig_0.1, whole genome shotgun sequence, the genomic window ACAGTACCCGCAATATTTTCTTCTGCTACTGTTCGAATTGCTCCAGAGAGCATGCCCACTGTTCCTTCTGCTCCTGCAAACTCATCTAGTGCCTTGAAGGATGATGATGGCATGAACTTTCCTCCACGCAGACCGTCTCCTGCAATTACTGAAATTGGTCTTGGCAGGGGTATTACTCGTGGGTTAACTGGTCAAGCACTAGGCGCTCCTCCCATAAGTGCAGGTCCAGTTCCAGGAAATGGATCGATCAGTGCACTTCCTGCAATAAATGACTTGTCCAAAAGAAACATATTGAATACTGATGAGAGAGTTAACAGCGGTGGTCTTTCTCAGCAGTTAGCTTCACCTCTTGCTAACAAGGTTCAACTGCAACCAGTCCTGAGGACCAATGATGCAATTATCTCTGATTCTAATAACACAAGTGAAAGTACCATTCTTGGAGGAAGAGTCTTTTCCCCACCAGTTGTTTCTGGTGTTCAGTGGAGGCCTCAAGCTCCTGCTGGTTTTACAAATCAAAGTGAATCTGTACGTGCCTTTGCCCCTGTTAGTTTTATTTCTGAATCCAACTGTGCTCTTGCAAATGTTGTCATTGATGATAAAAATTACGTAGGCGTGTCAGATATACAAATAGTTCAGTAGAATTTATTTCAGTTTTCTTAAGTATTTCAAGTTTCAGCTTAGTCAAATCATATGGAGATTTATTTTGAGCTTTTATATATGGTCCCATTCGTGAACTCTTGTTTTTGTCATCTTGATCCAGTATCTCTGTCTGATTCATCCAAATAACTGTGCTTTTCCCTCTTGTATATTTTATTCGTTTAATTTTTTATTAATCCCTTGTTGGGCCAAAAAAATATAAGTATGATTGTCGAAATATACATCATTTACATGCTTTTATTTTCAGGCTCAATTTCGTGGAAGACCTGACGTTGTTGACCATAGGGAGAAATATTTTCCAAGATTGCAGCAATCACAGCCGCAAGGCAACGCCGTTAATGCTTCTAATGCATCAGGCACAAATCAGAAGCAGTTTTCCACCCAGCAGCCAAATTCCCTCTTACAACAGGTTGTTCCTGCTGTGACCATATATAAATAAAAATTGTTGGGATATCTCAGGCCTCTTTTAGTCAAGCAGCATAAAATAGCTGAATATATCAATTTCTGATTCTGTGCATGTTACTTGGGTGCATTTCTACTTCAAAGTTTCTTCTAGGTTGACATCTAGTGCAATCCCCTCTTTAGATGCTATTATGCTAATCTTTCCTTTACTAAGCTATTAATCAATTACTCCCTCCGAactccgatccatattatttgatgctaaaatggatgtatctacaactaaaatgtgtctagatacatctatattagcgtcaagtagtatgaatcggagggagtagtaaacttTGTAACCATTTTAGAGGTATTCCTTAATGCCATGTACCATCTTAATATTTTAAGTATAAACTCAATTTGATAGTCATCACTTGCACATTTCTGATTTATTCATTTTATGCAGTTTAATTCTCAGAATTCCTCAATATCCTCTCAAGTGGGCATTGGGATGGGGGTTCAGGGCCCAGGTATCCTTTCTGCCTTTTTGTCTCAGCTATAGTCTCATGAATCCCAAATTCTCGAGCAATGTAATGACCATGCATTCATTTTGAGTACATAGAAAGTTGGAAGCTCATTGTGTTTGGCCACCAGTTTATCCTGTGAATTGAGAAATTATAATTATGTGTAGATGCTGGGCATACAAAAAGTGAAGAACAACCAGGTTTGGCTGAAGATGGTAGCGTAGAGGCTGCTGCAGCAACTGGAGCAAATAAAAATACCAATGAAGATGACACGAAGACTCCATATTCGGTATGGTCCACTTTTTACGTACATGACTGCTCATGAAACCAGTGATAAGTTGGTTAAATATATGGACACTGCATTTATCAGTGTGAATACTAACTTGGAATAACTGATGGTGCAATGACTTTTGGTACTAATGGAATAACTCACAATAATGTAATGGCATTTTCTaaagaaataaataaaacattCGCATCCAGGATTTTGCTCTGTTGCTAATATTTTGGAGAACTGGTCATGTGATGGTCTACCCATCTTGCGGAACAAACATAAACTGGTCATGTTAGTTGTCATCTGCATATCGTTTGTTTGCTTCTACGATGTGCTAAACACTTAAAtccttactactccctccgtcccaaaatataaggcgtctaaggattggtcaaaagtcaaaccttacaaactttgaccaaatatttagaaaaaaatatttacatctataatatcaaattgacatattaagaaaatatactttagggtgaatctatcgataatgatttagtattgtaaatatttatatttttgtgtataaacttggtcaaactttaaaaacattgacttttaactaatccttatacgccttatattttgggacggagggagtagtatttttgaCTATATAGTGCCCTTTTACTTCTATCGATGACATAACCATCTGGAACTCAACCTCTGTGCCTTAAATGAAAATTTGAAAACAATATACATACCGTGCAAGAGTTAACCTTTTTTCTTCAAGCCCACCCTCCAAATAATTGGCTGGCCAACGTTTTGCTTGCTCATGTTAGCAAGAAAAATGAACGAGCATAGGAAAAAATGGTGAGTTGGCATGTAAAGTTTTTAGCAACCATCCAAACAAGGACGAATTTATTTTATGACTCAAAGTTGGTTGAATTAGTAACAACCAAACATAGTTCTAAATTCTGGGTGGATTTGTGTATTGCTTTTTGTTTGTTGtgcttatttttttttgtttgtcgGAACATTAATTTTTCTTGTATTGTTTTCACAGAATCCCTCAGCATCTATAGCAGAAGGTACCCAGTTATCTAGAGACTCTGATCTATCACCTGGGCAGCCTTTGCAACCTGGCATGCCATCATCTGGTGTCGGTGTTATTGGCCGGAGGAGTGTATCTGATTTCGGTGCGGTCGGAGACAATCTTAGTGGGACTTCTGCAACTGCTGGTCATGATCACCTTTATAATTTGCAAATGCTCGAAGCTGCATACCACAGGCTTCCACAACCTAAGGACTCAGAGCGTGCAAGAAATTATACTCCGGTATGCATGCGGGTACATTTATGTTTGCACCCAATGTTCTAATGTGAAGTTGTAACCTTCTTATGTCACCATATTTTCAGAAGCATCCTTCACCGACCCCAGCTAGTTTCCCACAAGTTCAGGCACCAATTGTGACAAACCCTGCATTTTGGGAAAGACTTGGTACTGATACATTATCTACAGACATGTTATTCTTTGCATTCTACTACCAACAGGTCAGGTTTCATACTTCTTTCCAAATTCCAAATTCGAATTGTCTATTAATAGTTTAATGAGCTGTAAGCTGTTTGCTCTTGCTCCTGACTGTTGTTATTGTTTACTTTGGTAGAATTCATACCAACAATATCTGGCTGCGAAAGAACTAAAAAAACAGTCATGGAGATTTCATAGGAAGTACAATACTTGGTTCCAACGGCATGTGGAGCCACAAGTTACAACAGATGAGTATGAGCGGGGATCTTATGTGTACTTTGATTTCCATCTGGCGGATGATGGCAACGGATGGTAAGTTGGCCCCTCACTGCAAATGCCAGCTTTCGTGCAGCATAGTTTTCACATGGGTTGAGATCAGTATTCGTAAAGGTGAGTGCCGCTAACCCGTTAATACTGCTTGCAGGGTCCAAAGAATCAAGAATGACTTCACGTTTGAATACAACTACCTTGAGGATGAACTGTCAGTACAACCAAATTAGGGTTCCATGGCAGTAGGGCTAATCAGAGCATTTTGATCAGTGCGACTCTTTGTAATTTTCAGAATGGAACTGTTGGAATCTGGAACTGGTCTTACAAATTCCCCCAGTTGTAAGTTGTAACCTTGTGGGTGAATTTGGAGATGTTCTGTGCATTCCTCTCCTTAGTCCTTGTACACAGTATCCGAGCATTTTATGCTGAAATTAGATCCGGAATTCCTAGAAACGGGGAACTCGGTGTGTTCCCTAAATTCAAAACTTTCAAATAAAGGAATTGATGCAAAATCCTGGCGCAAACTCCAGTTACGAGTAATCCTGCAAGCCTCCAATCTTTTCAGCCTTGATGGTGGTGGGTTATTCGCACCTCCAGACCAAGTACTCCTCGTGACTAATTCTACCATGTTGTAAGCACTGAAATCAACAATGGAACTAAGGGGTAACAAATATGTGGACGGGGTTTTACTCATTTTTTGATAGCGAATCCTGCAAAGCGATGCTGGGTGGAGTAGATATTGACGCTCGTGCCATGAGTCTGTCTTACGCCTACTGCTGCCGCACATATGGTCAAGTTTGACCTCATCTTGAGTGGcccgatgcaaaaaaaaaaaaaaaaaaatcaaaagtatCCGTATGTGTTTGTGTTAGTCGGGCTGCAAGTTGGCTGCACGGCGGGTAGCCCTAGCGGCGTGATGCATTTTGTCGGCTCAGTCCATGTATGTGTGAGTCAAACAAATACATCTAAAAAGGGGCAAATTCAAGAGACATTTAGGTCATTGAAACTGTGGCAACAGTTGCTCAAAATACGTCTAATTCAATTCATACCAAAGTTCACTAGGTACAGTATGAAATGAACATCTAAAAGGGACACAAGAGGGCCATGATCAGCAAAGGTAGAAGGAAGCTGTAGTGCTCTTGACGTAGACACGGACGATTAGGCGTCATGTTGCCGGATTTCAGCTTGCTTCTTCTCTAACCAAGCCCGTTGATAGTAATACCTTCACTGGAAGCACCATAAACCATGTTCTTCTAGCTACGGTCACGGTCACGGTGAAACCAAAACGACAAGCTAGCTACGGTCACGGTCCAAACTAAAATGACAAGCTAGGCACGGTTACGGTGAAACCAAAACGACAACCAAGCATCGGTCACGGTTGTGTACTTTTTAAATTTCGAAGCGGCTGGCACCCCCCGACTAGCCCGCATGGATGATTCTTGCGCAACATCATATATAGCTGGAATACCTCATTTCTAATCAATAGATTCCAGATAAGGAGGGTCAAGAAATCCCACAACCATTATGCCGCCGGCCGTCCAGGAGGAGCATCACCAGGGTCTCTGGGTCAACTCCACGGCGAGCCCCCGGTAGCACCATGTCCTTCTCGTTCTCTACGTCAGCGAACCTCAACCATCCGTGCACAGCTCGACGACTTTGGCCCTGCCGGCGACCTCATGCGGCGATGGTACCATGCCGCGAACGAGGTCGCCCATGCATACGCTGCTCTAGGATCCGATGACGCTGCCATACTTCTCCACTACTTCGTCCTCCCCATCTTTTCTGGCTTTTTTTTTTCTAGA contains:
- the LOC124703537 gene encoding CCR4-NOT transcription complex subunit 3-like isoform X1; the encoded protein is MGASRKLQGEIDRVLKKVQEGVDVFDSIWNKVYDTENANQKEKFEADLKKEIKKLQRYRDQIKTWIQSSEIKDKKVSASYEQALMDARKQIEREMERFKVCEKETKTKAFSKEGLGQQPKTDPREKAKSETRDWLNSVVSDLENQIDNFEAELEGLSFKKGKQRPPRLVHLEKSITRHKAHIKKLESILRLLDNDELSPEQVNDVKDFLEDYVERNQEDFDEFSDVEDLYSTLPMEKVEALEDMVSLAPSILIKGVSAVSTTAVSSTKSPTATSPTQATVPTTSQGTSQDQAEETASLESNPDSVPQTPPPKGVNLGPSVPVVPTAITTTVAAVSVLADTISSPGPVRPSIPTTVPAIFSSATVRIAPESMPTVPSAPANSSSALKDDDGMNFPPRRPSPAITEIGLGRGITRGLTGQALGAPPISAGPVPGNGSISALPAINDLSKRNILNTDERVNSGGLSQQLASPLANKVQLQPVLRTNDAIISDSNNTSESTILGGRVFSPPVVSGVQWRPQAPAGFTNQSESAQFRGRPDVVDHREKYFPRLQQSQPQGNAVNASNASGTNQKQFSTQQPNSLLQQFNSQNSSISSQVGIGMGVQGPDAGHTKSEEQPGLAEDGSVEAAAATGANKNTNEDDTKTPYSNPSASIAEGTQLSRDSDLSPGQPLQPGMPSSGVGVIGRRSVSDFGAVGDNLSGTSATAGHDHLYNLQMLEAAYHRLPQPKDSERARNYTPKHPSPTPASFPQVQAPIVTNPAFWERLGTDTLSTDMLFFAFYYQQNSYQQYLAAKELKKQSWRFHRKYNTWFQRHVEPQVTTDEYERGSYVYFDFHLADDGNGWVQRIKNDFTFEYNYLEDELSVQPN
- the LOC124703537 gene encoding CCR4-NOT transcription complex subunit 3-like isoform X2, translating into MGASRKLQGEIDRVLKKVQEGVDVFDSIWNKVYDTENANQKEKFEADLKKEIKKLQRYRDQIKTWIQSSEIKDKKALMDARKQIEREMERFKVCEKETKTKAFSKEGLGQQPKTDPREKAKSETRDWLNSVVSDLENQIDNFEAELEGLSFKKGKQRPPRLVHLEKSITRHKAHIKKLESILRLLDNDELSPEQVNDVKDFLEDYVERNQEDFDEFSDVEDLYSTLPMEKVEALEDMVSLAPSILIKGVSAVSTTAVSSTKSPTATSPTQATVPTTSQGTSQDQAEETASLESNPDSVPQTPPPKGVNLGPSVPVVPTAITTTVAAVSVLADTISSPGPVRPSIPTTVPAIFSSATVRIAPESMPTVPSAPANSSSALKDDDGMNFPPRRPSPAITEIGLGRGITRGLTGQALGAPPISAGPVPGNGSISALPAINDLSKRNILNTDERVNSGGLSQQLASPLANKVQLQPVLRTNDAIISDSNNTSESTILGGRVFSPPVVSGVQWRPQAPAGFTNQSESAQFRGRPDVVDHREKYFPRLQQSQPQGNAVNASNASGTNQKQFSTQQPNSLLQQFNSQNSSISSQVGIGMGVQGPDAGHTKSEEQPGLAEDGSVEAAAATGANKNTNEDDTKTPYSNPSASIAEGTQLSRDSDLSPGQPLQPGMPSSGVGVIGRRSVSDFGAVGDNLSGTSATAGHDHLYNLQMLEAAYHRLPQPKDSERARNYTPKHPSPTPASFPQVQAPIVTNPAFWERLGTDTLSTDMLFFAFYYQQNSYQQYLAAKELKKQSWRFHRKYNTWFQRHVEPQVTTDEYERGSYVYFDFHLADDGNGWVQRIKNDFTFEYNYLEDELSVQPN